In Cicer arietinum cultivar CDC Frontier isolate Library 1 chromosome 7, Cicar.CDCFrontier_v2.0, whole genome shotgun sequence, a single window of DNA contains:
- the LOC101491296 gene encoding ycf3-interacting protein 1, chloroplastic, which translates to MASSLLSSQPLPLTLPSLPTFLYYNQIHTHSLFTNRTQFTNLTTAYRRTSTVLSFVPFVGNEDTDFLVSSTQHLDDDDEDEEPTAEDLEYVAQIKRVLELLRKNRDMLFGEVKLTIMIEDPRDVERKRLLGIEDLDAPTRDDLVAALEEVNDGKIPKDRVVLQKLAEEMISWPNLEAEPLKKKPKKSLYAKTTDTGIDPQVAAKRLNIDWDSAAEIEDVNTDDESDVPPVLGYGALYLVSAFPVIIGVSVVLILFYNSLQ; encoded by the exons ATGgcatcatcattattatcatcACAACCGTTGCCACTAACACTACCTTCACTTCCAACCTTTCTCTATTATAATCAAATTCACACACACTCTCTCTTTACCAACCGAACTCAATTCACCAATCTCACCACCGCATATCGTCGAACATCTACCGTGCTTTCCTTCGTTCCCTTTGTTGGGAATGAAGATACTGATTTCCTTGTTTCCTCTACACAGCAtcttgatgatgatgatgaagacgaAGAACCAACCGCTGAGGACCTTGAATATGTTGCCCAAATCAAAAGG GTTTTGGAGCTTCTTAGGAAAAACAGGGACATGCTCTTTGGGGAG GTCAAACTAACCATAATGATTGAGGATCCTAGAGATGTTGAGAGAAAAAGATTACTTGGTATTGAAGATCTTGATGCCCCAACAAGAGATGATCTAGTTGCCGCTTTGGAAGAA GTGAATGATGGGAAAATTCCAAAGGATAGAGTTGTTCTTCAGAAGCTTGCTGAGGAAATGATTTCTTGGCCTAATTTAGAG GCTGAACCATTAAAGAAAAAGCCCAAAAAATCTTTATATGCAAAAACCACTGACACCGGAATTGATCCTCAAGTGGCTGCAAAGAGACTAAACATTGACTGGGATTCTGCTGCTGAAATTGAAGATGTGAATACTGATGATGAATCAGATGTGCCTCCAGTGTTG GGCTATGGAGCACTATACTTGGTTTCAGCTTTCCCTGTAATTATAGGTGTTTCAgtagttttgattttgttttacaatTCCCTCCAGTAG
- the LOC101503125 gene encoding uncharacterized protein — protein MESLQKEKQIMVDESFMNHGFYNTSNTTIASTPSLLPLSMPKFMSLSLPNSANSSPLLTSKRKSKGVVVESQSLNQASNMTLNNQFLLLQEIQLRKSKSCGEGRASTSPFDEFDIFLAKPSFMEHDYSTNRKRESFSKTEVIEECNVSDKEMETNADEEGFKCSALCMYLPGFGKAKSVKTKKEGIEIESTTISRRVSLEKFECGSWSSSKLFNDIERDTTSSYFDLPMELIKESSGISDVHAPITSAFVFEKDIKGVLKNGSSRTNARKSDTSSPNHVRFSISSSTFHHPPSPASCNTPCLKEDFNAFLEAQST, from the coding sequence ATGGAGAGcttacaaaaagaaaaacagatTATGGTGGATGAATCCTTTATGAATCATGGATTTTATAACACTTCTAATACAACTATTGCATCCACTCCATCATTATTACCACTTTCAATGCCAAAATTCATGAGCCTTAGTCTTCCAAATTCAGCCAACTCATCACCTTTGTTAACTTCAAAGAGAAAATCAAAAGGTGTGGTTGTAGAATCACAATCACTAAATCAAGCTAGTAACATGACACTCAATAATCAGTTTCTTCTACTACAAGAAATCCAATTAAGAAAAAGCAAGTCATGTGGAGAAGGAAGAGCAAGTACATCCCcctttgatgaatttgatatcTTTTTGGCCAAACCAAGTTTTATGGAACATGATTATAGTACTAATAGGAAACGTGAAAGCTTCTCCAAAACCGAGGTAATCGAAGAATGCAATGTGAGTGACAAAGAGATGGAAACAAATGCAGATGAAGAAGGGTTCAAATGCAGTGCTCTTTGCATGTATCTACCAGGCTTTGGAAAAGCAAAGTcagttaaaactaaaaaagaagGAATAGAAATTGAAAGTACAACAATATCTAGGAGAGTTTCATTGGAAAAATTTGAGTGTGGTTCTTGGTCTTCTTCAAAACTATTCAATGATATTGAAAGAGACACAACAAGTTCATACTTTGATCTAccaatggaattgatcaaagaaAGTAGTGGTATTAGTGATGTGCATGCACCTATAACATCAGCTTTTGTCTTTGAGAAAGATATTAAAGGGGTTCTTAAGAATGGTTCTTCAAGAACAAATGCTAGAAAATCAGATACATCATCACCAAACCATGTTAGGTTTTCTATATCTTCTTCTACTTTTCATCACCCTCCATCTCCAGCTTCATGCAATACTCCTTGTTTAAAAGAGGATTTTAATGCCTTCTTAGAAGCACAAAGTACTTAA